A stretch of the Vigna radiata var. radiata cultivar VC1973A chromosome 9, Vradiata_ver6, whole genome shotgun sequence genome encodes the following:
- the LOC106773798 gene encoding trihelix transcription factor GT-3b translates to MEGHHLHRHHGQQQQQQRLQPQNTSANVDATDRFPQWSIQETKEFLVIRAELDQTFMETKRNKQLWEVISTRMKEKGYHRSAEQCKCKWKNLVTRYKGFETMEQEATRQQFPFYNEFSAIFTARMQRMLWAEAEGGSKKNKGTQLSSDEEEDGYEESAEAGGGRKKKKAKIASGGGGGGGNSLNSLKEILEEFMRQQMQIEAQWMEAFEARENERRLKEMEWRQAMEVLENERIMMEERWREREEQRRIREEARAEKRDALITALLNKLERQEM, encoded by the exons ATGGAGGGTCATCATCTCCATCGCCACCAtgggcaacaacaacagcaacaaagGCTTCAGCCTCAGAATACGAGTGCCAACGTTGATGCCACTGATAGGTTTCCCCAATGGAGTATCCAAGAGACTAAGGAGTTTCTCGTGATTCGTGCAGAGCTGGATCAGACTTTCATGGAGACTAAGAGGAACAAGCAGTTGTGGGAAGTGATCTCGACGAGAATGAAGGAAAAGGGTTACCATAGAAGTGCAGAGCAGTGCAAGTGCAAGTGGAAAAACCTCGTTACTCGCTACAAG GGGTTTGAAACAATGGAGCAAGAAGCGACGAGGCAGCAATTCCCATTTTACAATGAATTCAGTGCGATTTTCACGGCAAGGATGCAGAGAATGCTGTGGGCTGAAGCTGAGGGTGGGTCGAAGAAGAACAAGGGGACGCAGCTCTCATCggatgaggaagaagatggcTATGAAGAGAGTGCAGAAGCTGGTGggggaagaaagaagaaaaaagcaaAGATAGCTAGtgggggtggtggtggtggtggtaacAGTTTGAACAGTTTGAAGGAGATTTTGGAGGAGTTCATGAGGCAACAGATGCAGATAGAAGCACAATGGATGGAAGCATTTGAAGCAAGGGAAAATGAGAGGAGGTTGAAGGAGATGGAGTGGAGGCAAGCCATGGAAGTGTTGGAGAATGAGAGGATAATGATGGAAGAAAGAtggagagaaagagaggaaCAAAGGAGGATCAGAGAAGAAGCTAGGGCTGAGAAAAGGGATGCTCTAATCACAGCTTTGTTAAACAAGCTAGAGAGGCAAGAAatgtga